In Streptomyces sp. DG2A-72, one genomic interval encodes:
- a CDS encoding DUF3000 domain-containing protein gives MDDAKEGAGHDTTAPPPFRAAVDALRTARLRPQVEVEPTRAPQRLAPFAHALEATVVDGDQDLADGRLVLLHDPAGHDAWRGTFRLVTLVRAELEQEIAADPLLPEVCWSWLTGALQARGLTYGEPSGTVTRASSHYFGGLAERPSASQIEIRASWTPREGLGGVPDAAAHLASWCDLLAQVAGLPPAGPGDASVVTLPQRRGPQSR, from the coding sequence ATGGACGACGCGAAGGAGGGCGCTGGGCATGACACCACCGCTCCGCCACCCTTCCGCGCCGCCGTCGACGCGCTGCGCACCGCACGGCTGCGGCCGCAGGTCGAGGTCGAGCCGACGCGCGCGCCCCAGCGCCTGGCCCCCTTCGCCCACGCACTGGAGGCCACGGTCGTCGACGGCGACCAGGATCTGGCCGACGGCCGCCTGGTGCTGCTGCACGACCCGGCCGGACACGACGCCTGGCGGGGCACGTTCCGGCTGGTGACGCTGGTGCGCGCGGAACTGGAACAGGAGATCGCCGCCGACCCGCTGCTGCCCGAGGTGTGCTGGTCCTGGCTGACCGGTGCGCTGCAGGCGCGCGGACTGACGTACGGCGAGCCGAGCGGCACCGTCACGCGCGCGAGCTCGCACTACTTCGGCGGCCTCGCCGAGCGCCCGTCGGCCTCGCAGATCGAGATCCGCGCCTCCTGGACGCCGCGTGAGGGCCTGGGCGGCGTCCCGGACGCGGCGGCGCACCTGGCGTCCTGGTGCGATCTGCTCGCCCAGGTCGCGGGTCTGCCGCCGGCCGGTCCGGGCGACGCTTCGGTGGTGACGCTGCCGCAGCGACGGGGGCCGCAGTCACGCTGA
- a CDS encoding DUF6879 family protein: protein MAQSLSSFADLIRSVERSAVHLEMRDVYAISNEDEGFAAWKRGHRLDPDDRQSWWRSWLDLVQEVTAKGVVMRRARIVGEPPSEYIRYEHSFTFTNVAAGEDIRWLPRRQASDLALPGNDFWLFDGRIAQFNVFDGDGRWVHTDQTDEPAVARLCSTAFDAVWERAIPHEKYAI from the coding sequence ATGGCGCAGAGCCTCAGTAGCTTTGCTGACCTGATCCGGTCCGTGGAGCGTTCCGCTGTGCACCTTGAGATGCGGGACGTATACGCGATCTCCAACGAGGACGAGGGCTTTGCGGCGTGGAAGCGGGGCCACCGGCTCGACCCGGACGACCGCCAGTCCTGGTGGCGTTCCTGGCTCGACCTGGTCCAGGAGGTCACCGCCAAGGGTGTCGTCATGCGCCGCGCGAGGATCGTTGGCGAGCCGCCAAGCGAGTACATCCGGTACGAGCACTCGTTCACCTTCACCAACGTCGCCGCAGGCGAGGACATCCGCTGGCTCCCGAGGCGGCAGGCATCCGACCTCGCCCTTCCGGGGAACGACTTCTGGCTCTTCGACGGCCGTATCGCGCAGTTCAACGTCTTTGACGGTGACGGGCGTTGGGTGCACACCGACCAGACGGACGAGCCGGCGGTTGCCCGGTTGTGCTCCACCGCGTTCGACGCCGTCTGGGAGCGGGCCATCCCGCACGAGAAGTACGCCATCTGA
- a CDS encoding helix-turn-helix transcriptional regulator — protein MSTSPLSTAQAARAAIASRLDEIRRDAGLTGHELAQRCGWHKSKASRIARAKTIPSDSDIRAWCQACGAEDRAPDLIAASRTAESMYTQWRQIHRDGMRRIHEKTVPLYERTRHFRVYASNLVPGMLQSADYATGLLRSITDFQGTPDDVADAVQARLNRSRVVYEGDHRFALLLEETVLYHRVCDDAAMAVQLRYLLEIMSRPNVSLGIIPFTARRTVWPLEAFYAFDDAQVAVETLTAEVNITTPGEIRTYLKAFAELSRIAMHGAGARAAINKAIDSLD, from the coding sequence ATGTCCACATCTCCGCTGTCCACCGCCCAAGCCGCCCGCGCGGCCATTGCTTCCCGCCTGGATGAGATCAGGAGGGATGCCGGGCTCACCGGACATGAGCTGGCGCAGCGTTGCGGCTGGCACAAGTCGAAGGCGTCCCGCATCGCACGTGCCAAGACCATCCCGTCCGATTCCGACATACGTGCATGGTGCCAGGCCTGCGGCGCCGAGGATCGGGCGCCGGACCTGATCGCCGCCTCCCGCACTGCCGAGTCCATGTACACACAATGGAGGCAGATCCACCGCGACGGCATGCGGCGCATCCACGAGAAGACCGTCCCGCTGTACGAGCGCACGCGCCATTTCCGCGTCTACGCCTCGAACCTGGTTCCCGGCATGCTCCAGAGCGCCGACTACGCGACAGGGCTCCTTCGGTCCATCACGGACTTCCAGGGCACACCCGACGACGTGGCCGACGCCGTACAGGCACGCCTGAACCGCTCCCGCGTCGTCTATGAGGGCGACCACCGCTTTGCCCTGCTGCTCGAAGAGACGGTGCTCTACCACCGGGTCTGCGACGACGCGGCGATGGCCGTGCAGCTCCGGTACCTGCTGGAGATCATGTCCCGGCCGAACGTGTCCCTCGGGATCATCCCGTTCACGGCCCGCCGCACCGTGTGGCCGCTGGAAGCCTTCTACGCCTTCGACGACGCACAGGTTGCGGTCGAGACACTGACGGCCGAGGTCAACATCACAACTCCCGGAGAGATCCGCACGTACCTCAAGGCGTTCGCTGAGCTGTCCCGAATCGCGATGCACGGCGCAGGTGCAAGAGCCGCTATCAACAAGGCAATTGACTCACTGGACTAA
- a CDS encoding helix-turn-helix domain-containing protein produces the protein MAGTTRRHSETGPVGDQVADNVAEIRRRRRMTTKQLAEAVGEMGVPMTASTVTKIETQGRRVFVDELVALAAALDVTPAALMLPGRDPRQPVWMGEPMPWRRAWRWMHGAAPLPSREELYGEDFGGFLSWLSINRPYMTEVEFQREYLGPARPATWQEFMRGAEEEGEEDEGPGS, from the coding sequence ATGGCAGGAACGACGAGGCGTCACAGCGAAACCGGTCCAGTAGGCGACCAGGTGGCCGACAACGTGGCGGAGATCAGGCGCAGGCGCCGCATGACGACGAAGCAACTGGCCGAGGCGGTAGGCGAGATGGGCGTTCCCATGACCGCCTCGACGGTCACCAAGATCGAGACGCAGGGGCGCCGGGTCTTCGTCGACGAGTTGGTCGCCCTGGCCGCCGCGCTGGACGTGACCCCGGCCGCGCTGATGCTGCCCGGCAGGGACCCGCGACAGCCGGTCTGGATGGGCGAGCCGATGCCTTGGCGGCGTGCCTGGCGCTGGATGCACGGAGCGGCTCCGCTCCCGAGCCGTGAGGAGCTCTACGGGGAGGACTTCGGAGGGTTCCTCTCATGGCTGTCGATCAACCGCCCGTACATGACCGAGGTGGAGTTTCAGCGCGAGTACCTCGGCCCGGCGCGCCCCGCGACCTGGCAGGAATTCATGAGGGGGGCCGAAGAGGAGGGCGAGGAAGATGAAGGCCCAGGTAGTTGA
- a CDS encoding ribonuclease D: protein MTDAQETAADSSLRTTGGAPPDDGGSSVTGAPNPEPIPLLEPRDGIPPVVADDAALAEVIAAFAAGSGPVAVDAERASGYRYGQRAYLVQLRREGAGTALIDPVDCPDLSGLGEALSGVEWVLHAATQDLPCLREIGMVPTRLFDTELAGRLAGFPRVGLGAMVEGVLGFVLEKGHSAVDWSTRPLPEPWLRYAALDVELLVDLRDALEKELDRQGKLEWAHQEFAAIAAAPPAEPRKDPWRRTSGMHKVRRRRQLGVVRELWQTRDRIAQRRDVSPGKVLSDAAIVEAALALPANVHALAALNGFGHRMGRRQLEQWQAAVDRAKALADAQLPQPGQPVMGPPPPRAWADKDPAAAARLSAARAGVSALAEELNMPQENLITPDTVRRVCWEPPVPADAGAVGAALAGFGARAWQVELVTPVLVEALSAKAP from the coding sequence GTGACCGACGCCCAAGAGACCGCAGCAGACAGCTCACTGCGAACCACCGGAGGCGCCCCTCCGGACGACGGCGGATCTTCTGTTACGGGGGCGCCGAACCCTGAACCGATCCCTTTGCTCGAACCGCGTGACGGTATTCCGCCGGTCGTCGCCGACGACGCCGCGCTCGCCGAGGTGATCGCCGCCTTCGCGGCCGGCTCCGGCCCTGTCGCCGTCGACGCCGAGCGCGCCTCCGGCTACCGCTACGGACAGCGCGCCTATCTCGTCCAGCTGCGCCGCGAGGGCGCGGGCACCGCGCTGATCGACCCGGTGGACTGTCCCGACCTCTCCGGCCTCGGCGAGGCGCTGTCCGGCGTGGAGTGGGTGCTGCACGCCGCCACACAGGATCTGCCCTGCCTCAGGGAAATAGGCATGGTGCCGACGCGGCTGTTCGACACCGAGCTGGCCGGGCGGCTCGCCGGGTTCCCGCGGGTCGGGCTCGGCGCGATGGTCGAGGGCGTTCTCGGCTTCGTCCTGGAGAAGGGGCACTCGGCCGTCGACTGGTCCACCCGCCCGCTGCCAGAGCCGTGGCTGCGGTACGCCGCGCTGGATGTGGAGCTCCTCGTCGACCTGCGGGACGCGCTGGAGAAGGAACTGGACCGGCAGGGCAAGCTGGAGTGGGCCCACCAGGAGTTCGCGGCGATCGCGGCGGCGCCGCCCGCCGAGCCGCGCAAGGATCCCTGGCGTCGTACGTCCGGGATGCACAAGGTGCGCCGGCGTCGGCAGCTGGGCGTCGTGCGCGAGCTGTGGCAGACGCGGGACCGGATCGCGCAGCGGCGGGATGTGTCGCCGGGCAAGGTGCTGAGTGACGCGGCCATCGTGGAGGCCGCGCTCGCTCTTCCGGCCAATGTGCATGCGCTCGCCGCTTTGAACGGGTTCGGGCACCGGATGGGGCGGCGGCAGCTGGAGCAGTGGCAGGCGGCGGTGGATCGTGCGAAGGCGCTGGCCGACGCGCAGTTGCCACAGCCGGGTCAGCCGGTCATGGGGCCTCCGCCGCCGCGGGCCTGGGCCGACAAGGATCCGGCCGCGGCCGCTCGGCTGTCCGCGGCCCGCGCCGGGGTCTCGGCGTTGGCCGAGGAACTGAACATGCCGCAGGAGAACCTGATCACGCCGGACACGGTGCGGAGAGTGTGCTGGGAGCCGCCGGTTCCGGCTGATGCCGGGGCGGTGGGGGCGGCTCTGGCCGGGTTCGGGGCTCGGGCCTGGCAAGTCGAGCTGGTGACTCCGGTGCTGGTGGAGGCGTTGTCCGCCAAGGCGCCGTAA
- a CDS encoding AAA family ATPase: MFHSLAEVAAEVDAAGPPRWLFKGIVVEGDYGILSAEYKAGKTWAILDAAISCAAGLPWLGQFECEASGPVIVFFGEGSKRKMVRRARAVGKSKGIAEADTDRLPIVPCFTAPQLNDLQILHEVRKAVEQYRPSLIIIDPLYLAAGDKAKSSDLNSMGAMLYRVQRIAQEFDASLLITHHWNKTGQGDGHDRSSGVGPAEWGRFLISVGVQGGERTDPNTKESTVRLKWQFKGDEIAVPAMTLIRRVRADDPDDLSSPMQYSIEQAANEPEDGTAELTPSERKLLEAMIAAGGRPETVAQLVDRIAEKHGHGLRRETCSRGLNRLAELNLADQIPPEGVGKAAQWFALEEIPGQAA, translated from the coding sequence GTGTTCCACTCACTGGCTGAAGTGGCGGCCGAGGTGGATGCGGCAGGGCCGCCCCGATGGCTGTTCAAAGGCATCGTCGTTGAAGGCGATTACGGAATCCTGAGTGCCGAGTACAAGGCCGGTAAGACGTGGGCCATCCTCGACGCCGCTATTTCCTGCGCCGCAGGTCTTCCATGGCTCGGACAGTTCGAATGTGAGGCATCCGGTCCGGTCATCGTTTTCTTCGGCGAGGGAAGCAAACGCAAGATGGTGCGGCGGGCTCGCGCAGTCGGGAAGTCGAAGGGGATAGCGGAAGCCGATACTGACCGGCTTCCAATAGTGCCGTGTTTCACTGCACCGCAACTGAACGACTTGCAGATTCTGCATGAGGTCCGGAAAGCAGTTGAACAGTATCGACCATCACTCATCATCATCGATCCGCTCTACTTGGCGGCGGGAGACAAAGCAAAGAGCAGCGACCTCAACTCCATGGGGGCAATGCTCTACCGAGTGCAGCGCATTGCACAGGAGTTTGATGCATCGCTGCTGATCACGCATCACTGGAACAAAACTGGTCAAGGTGACGGCCACGACCGATCCAGCGGTGTCGGCCCTGCCGAATGGGGGCGGTTCCTGATCAGCGTTGGCGTACAGGGTGGTGAGCGTACAGATCCGAATACCAAGGAGTCGACGGTGCGGCTGAAGTGGCAGTTCAAAGGCGACGAAATAGCGGTTCCCGCCATGACGCTCATTCGCCGGGTACGCGCCGATGACCCCGATGATCTCAGCAGCCCGATGCAGTACTCCATTGAGCAAGCTGCCAATGAACCAGAAGACGGAACGGCTGAACTGACACCGTCTGAACGGAAGCTCTTGGAAGCAATGATTGCGGCCGGAGGGCGACCAGAGACAGTCGCGCAACTGGTTGACCGGATCGCAGAAAAGCATGGCCACGGGCTCCGCCGAGAGACGTGTTCACGAGGACTGAACCGCCTCGCGGAACTGAACCTGGCCGACCAGATCCCCCCAGAAGGCGTAGGGAAAGCCGCTCAATGGTTCGCTCTCGAAGAAATCCCTGGTCAAGCCGCGTGA
- the hemE gene encoding uroporphyrinogen decarboxylase codes for MSVNDSPAGKQPTVTYDSAFMKACRRESVPHTPVWFMRQAGRALPEYRKVREGIPMLESCTRPELVTEITLQPVRRYDVDAAVYYSDIVVPLKAIGLDLDIKPGVGPVVEQPIRTRADLARLRDLTPEDVGYVTEAIGLLTRELGQTPLIGFAGAPFTLASYLVEGGPSRTYENAKAMMYGDPELWADLLDRLADITAAFLKVQIEAGASAVQLFDSWVGALAPADYRRSVMPASAKVFEAVAEYGVPRIHFGVGTGELLRLMGEAGADVVGVDWRVPLDEAARRVGPGKALQGNLDPTVLFASTEAVETKTREVLDAAAGLEGHVFNLGHGVMPNTDPDALTRLVEYVHTHTAR; via the coding sequence GTGAGCGTCAATGACAGCCCTGCGGGCAAGCAGCCGACGGTGACGTATGACTCCGCCTTCATGAAGGCGTGCAGGCGGGAGAGCGTGCCGCATACGCCGGTGTGGTTCATGCGGCAGGCAGGGCGCGCACTGCCGGAGTACCGCAAGGTCCGCGAGGGCATTCCGATGCTCGAGTCCTGCACGCGGCCGGAGCTGGTCACCGAGATCACTCTTCAGCCGGTCCGTCGGTACGACGTGGACGCGGCGGTCTACTACAGCGACATCGTCGTCCCGCTCAAGGCCATCGGTCTCGACCTCGACATCAAGCCCGGCGTCGGCCCGGTCGTCGAGCAGCCGATCCGCACCCGCGCGGACCTGGCCCGGCTGCGTGACCTCACCCCCGAGGACGTCGGTTACGTCACCGAGGCCATCGGCCTGCTCACGCGCGAGCTCGGCCAGACCCCGCTCATCGGTTTCGCGGGCGCGCCTTTCACCCTCGCGAGCTACCTCGTCGAGGGCGGCCCGTCCCGGACGTACGAGAACGCCAAGGCGATGATGTACGGCGACCCCGAGCTGTGGGCCGACCTGCTCGACCGCCTCGCGGACATCACGGCCGCCTTCCTGAAGGTCCAGATCGAGGCGGGCGCCTCGGCGGTCCAGCTGTTCGACTCCTGGGTCGGCGCGCTCGCCCCCGCCGACTACCGGCGCTCGGTCATGCCCGCCTCGGCGAAGGTGTTCGAGGCGGTCGCGGAGTACGGCGTGCCGCGCATCCACTTCGGTGTCGGCACCGGCGAGCTGCTGAGACTGATGGGCGAGGCCGGCGCGGACGTCGTGGGCGTCGACTGGCGTGTCCCGCTGGACGAGGCCGCCCGCCGCGTCGGCCCCGGCAAGGCGCTCCAGGGTAACCTCGACCCGACCGTCCTGTTCGCCTCCACGGAAGCCGTCGAGACCAAGACCCGCGAGGTCCTCGACGCGGCGGCCGGCCTGGAGGGGCATGTCTTCAACCTCGGCCACGGCGTCATGCCGAACACCGACCCGGACGCGCTGACCCGCCTCGTGGAGTACGTCCACACCCACACCGCACGCTGA
- a CDS encoding AlpA family transcriptional regulator — protein sequence MPGEKKLATPEELAEYLGIPRATLAQWRYRGIGPTPIKVGRFRRYRWADIEKWLDQQSRGDAA from the coding sequence ATGCCCGGAGAGAAGAAACTAGCCACCCCAGAGGAACTGGCCGAGTATCTCGGCATCCCGAGGGCGACCCTCGCGCAATGGCGATATCGGGGTATCGGACCGACGCCGATCAAGGTCGGCCGCTTCCGGCGCTACAGGTGGGCCGACATAGAGAAGTGGCTCGACCAGCAGTCGCGGGGTGATGCCGCTTGA
- a CDS encoding site-specific integrase — MKAQVVDRWHLARPGNDAQSCGQHSTKTKRLVPSAAHGHGKRWQVRYRDAKGDQRKENYARGSDADARAAAVETDLNRGDFIDRKAGRETFREYAERWRISAHHRPSTVASIRQRLETHVYPTFEDMPIADIRPSEIRAWTKGRSEVLAPVSLKNTYAIIKAVMRTAVLDGVIRSSPCDGVRLPPNRKPEIVPPSDAAVRALIDAAPTMRERALVLLAAASGLRQGELFGLEVHHVDFLRREVRVEQQLCDVTGKGAGGVFLGPTKTHEATRTVPLAKAAVDAVAAYLAQGPVPEVEIWDRTNPRKPVKRKARLLFPNASGRPIQRSPWARTWSGIEKRANVALEVAGSGVRVPVGTTLHDLRHYYASLLIKHRESVKTVQKRLGHSKPSITLDTYTHLWLDDQDTTRAAVEAVLGDVPPMCPAREAG; from the coding sequence ATGAAGGCCCAGGTAGTTGATCGCTGGCACCTCGCGCGGCCGGGCAATGATGCCCAGTCGTGCGGGCAGCACAGCACCAAGACGAAGAGGCTTGTGCCGTCCGCTGCGCACGGACACGGCAAGCGCTGGCAAGTTCGGTACCGCGACGCCAAGGGCGATCAGCGCAAGGAGAACTACGCGCGGGGGTCGGATGCCGACGCCCGCGCCGCCGCTGTCGAGACGGATCTGAACAGGGGCGATTTCATCGACCGCAAGGCCGGTAGGGAGACGTTCCGTGAGTATGCGGAGCGCTGGCGTATATCGGCCCATCATCGCCCCTCAACCGTGGCCAGCATCCGGCAGAGGCTGGAGACGCATGTCTACCCGACCTTCGAGGACATGCCGATAGCCGACATCCGCCCCTCGGAGATCAGGGCGTGGACCAAGGGGCGCTCGGAGGTGCTCGCCCCCGTGAGCCTGAAGAACACCTACGCGATCATCAAGGCAGTGATGCGTACGGCGGTGCTGGACGGAGTCATCCGCTCTTCACCCTGTGATGGCGTGAGGCTCCCGCCGAACCGGAAGCCCGAGATCGTACCGCCCAGCGATGCGGCGGTAAGGGCGCTCATCGATGCCGCGCCCACGATGAGGGAGCGGGCTCTCGTACTGCTGGCCGCCGCATCGGGACTTCGGCAAGGCGAGCTGTTCGGGCTTGAAGTGCACCACGTCGACTTCCTACGGCGCGAGGTGCGGGTGGAGCAGCAACTCTGCGACGTCACGGGTAAGGGCGCTGGTGGCGTCTTCCTTGGGCCGACGAAGACCCATGAGGCAACCCGGACGGTGCCGCTGGCCAAGGCTGCCGTGGATGCCGTCGCCGCGTACCTCGCTCAGGGCCCGGTGCCCGAAGTGGAGATCTGGGACCGCACGAATCCGCGCAAGCCGGTGAAGCGCAAAGCCCGGCTGCTGTTCCCGAACGCCTCTGGGCGGCCAATCCAGCGCTCGCCCTGGGCGCGGACATGGTCGGGCATCGAGAAGCGCGCGAACGTGGCTCTGGAGGTGGCTGGCAGCGGTGTGCGTGTGCCCGTAGGCACGACGTTGCATGACCTCCGCCACTACTACGCCAGTCTGCTGATCAAGCACCGCGAGTCGGTGAAGACCGTTCAGAAGCGCCTGGGGCACTCGAAGCCGAGCATCACGCTCGACACCTACACCCATCTGTGGTTGGACGATCAGGACACGACCAGGGCAGCCGTCGAGGCGGTCCTTGGTGATGTGCCCCCGATGTGCCCTGCAAGGGAGGCCGGATGA
- a CDS encoding rhomboid family intramembrane serine protease, protein MVIPVHDVNPARRTPWVTYALIATNVVVFLSMPGIAGSVAGDSSLAQLCNLQAFLDHYAAVPRELIHHQMPQLVPTGDIAVGRQGPGCVVGPPSYDKSPELSVLTAMFLHGSWLHLLGNMLFLLIFGNNIEDRMGHVRFTLFYVVCGYAASYGFALLNADSGEPLIGASGAIAGVLGAYLVLYPKARVWVLVPFLIFLPLRLPAWLVLGLWFVLQAVYSSGEGISDAGTVAYAAHIVGFLAGMLLAWPLKQGTPPPPEPRGLLFGRRARPRHTW, encoded by the coding sequence GTGGTCATCCCCGTCCATGACGTGAACCCGGCGCGCCGCACCCCTTGGGTGACGTACGCGCTGATCGCCACGAACGTGGTCGTCTTCCTGTCCATGCCGGGCATCGCCGGCTCCGTGGCGGGGGACAGCAGCCTGGCCCAGCTCTGCAACCTCCAGGCCTTCCTCGACCACTACGCGGCGGTGCCAAGGGAGTTGATCCACCACCAGATGCCCCAGCTGGTGCCCACCGGTGACATCGCCGTCGGCCGGCAGGGACCGGGCTGCGTGGTCGGCCCGCCGTCCTACGACAAGTCGCCGGAACTGAGCGTCCTCACGGCGATGTTCCTGCACGGCAGCTGGCTGCACCTGCTCGGCAACATGCTCTTCCTGCTGATCTTCGGCAACAACATCGAGGACCGCATGGGCCATGTGCGGTTCACGCTCTTCTACGTCGTCTGCGGCTACGCGGCGTCGTACGGCTTCGCGCTCCTCAACGCCGACTCCGGCGAACCGCTGATCGGCGCGTCCGGGGCCATCGCCGGGGTGCTGGGCGCCTATCTGGTGCTGTATCCGAAGGCCCGCGTCTGGGTCCTCGTGCCCTTCCTGATCTTCCTGCCGTTGCGGCTGCCCGCCTGGCTGGTGCTGGGCTTGTGGTTCGTGCTCCAGGCCGTGTACTCGTCCGGCGAGGGCATCTCCGACGCGGGCACGGTGGCGTACGCGGCGCACATCGTCGGCTTCCTCGCCGGCATGCTGCTCGCCTGGCCGCTCAAGCAGGGCACCCCACCGCCACCGGAGCCGCGCGGCCTGCTGTTCGGCAGGCGGGCACGGCCCCGGCACACGTGGTGA
- a CDS encoding carbohydrate ABC transporter permease, with product MTRRAVARTLVYLSLTVAASIVLLPLVVVLLTSLKTEKEMADADGALSLPADLLNFGNYVTAFQDGRMLSAFGNTALILLFAVGGTVLIGSMTAYAIDRFTFRFKTLVVALFLVAALVPGVTTQVATFQIVNSFGMFDTLWAPIVLYMGTDIVSIYIFLQFVRSIPISLDESARLEGANAFTIYRKIIFPLLKPAIATVVIVKGITVYNDFYIPFLYMPSEDLGVISTSLFRFRGPYAAHWETISAGAVLVILPTLIVFLFLQRFIYNGFMRGATR from the coding sequence ATGACGCGCCGAGCCGTAGCCCGTACGCTCGTCTATCTCTCGCTGACAGTCGCCGCGTCGATAGTCCTGCTCCCGCTCGTCGTAGTCCTGCTGACCTCCCTCAAGACGGAGAAGGAGATGGCGGACGCCGACGGAGCCCTGTCACTCCCCGCCGACCTGCTCAACTTCGGAAACTACGTCACCGCGTTCCAGGACGGCCGTATGCTCTCGGCGTTCGGCAACACGGCCCTCATCCTGCTGTTCGCCGTCGGCGGCACGGTCCTCATCGGCTCGATGACGGCGTACGCGATCGACCGCTTCACGTTCCGCTTCAAGACACTGGTCGTGGCGCTCTTCCTGGTCGCCGCGCTGGTCCCCGGTGTCACCACCCAGGTGGCGACCTTCCAGATCGTCAACAGCTTCGGCATGTTCGACACGCTCTGGGCGCCGATCGTGCTCTACATGGGCACGGACATCGTGTCGATCTACATCTTCCTGCAGTTCGTACGATCCATCCCGATCTCCCTGGACGAGTCGGCACGCCTTGAGGGAGCCAACGCCTTCACGATCTATCGCAAGATCATCTTCCCGCTCCTCAAGCCGGCGATCGCCACGGTCGTGATAGTCAAGGGGATCACCGTCTACAACGACTTCTACATCCCCTTCCTCTACATGCCGTCCGAGGATCTTGGCGTGATCTCGACGTCGCTGTTCCGCTTCCGCGGCCCGTACGCGGCGCACTGGGAAACGATTTCGGCGGGAGCGGTCCTGGTGATCCTGCCGACGCTGATCGTGTTCCTGTTCCTGCAGCGCTTCATCTACAACGGTTTCATGCGAGGAGCGACGCGCTGA
- a CDS encoding response regulator transcription factor, producing the protein MSVLLEQPASLVAYRPNKPTAMVVVADPRVRSTVTRHLWALGVRDVIEASSIAEARPRIGNPRDICVADVHLPDGSGLTLLSETRAAGWPNGLALSAADDIGAVRNALAGGVKGYVVTGTRTTVGLPTRPGAAPIGAAAARMHRRPPGAPSHPGGYRELSGREVEVLRLVAEGQSNKAIGVSMGLSALTVKSHLARIARKLGTGDRAGMVAVALRTGIIH; encoded by the coding sequence GTGTCCGTTCTCCTCGAGCAGCCCGCAAGCCTGGTCGCCTACCGCCCGAACAAGCCGACCGCCATGGTGGTCGTGGCCGATCCCCGCGTCCGCTCCACCGTCACCCGCCACTTGTGGGCGCTCGGTGTGCGCGACGTCATCGAGGCCTCGTCCATCGCGGAGGCTCGTCCCCGCATCGGCAACCCCCGCGACATCTGTGTCGCCGACGTCCACCTGCCCGACGGCTCCGGCCTCACCCTCCTGTCGGAGACCCGCGCCGCGGGCTGGCCCAACGGCCTCGCCCTCTCCGCCGCCGACGACATCGGCGCCGTACGCAATGCCCTCGCCGGTGGCGTCAAGGGCTACGTCGTCACCGGCACCCGTACCACCGTCGGGCTCCCCACCCGACCGGGCGCCGCCCCCATCGGCGCCGCCGCCGCCCGTATGCACCGCCGCCCCCCGGGTGCCCCGAGCCACCCGGGCGGCTACCGAGAGCTGTCCGGCCGTGAGGTCGAGGTGCTGCGACTGGTGGCGGAGGGCCAGTCGAACAAGGCGATCGGCGTCTCGATGGGCCTGTCCGCCCTGACCGTCAAGAGCCACCTCGCCCGTATCGCCCGCAAGCTCGGCACGGGCGACCGCGCCGGCATGGTCGCGGTGGCCCTGCGCACCGGAATCATCCACTGA